Part of the Oscillibacter hominis genome is shown below.
AAAGAAAAAGGTGCACTATTTTGATATTTAAGAAGGTAACGAACAGTGACGGAGCCAAGCTCCGCATATATTACCGCAACTGCTTCTATGGGCTGTGCGAATACTCGGTTGGAACCAAAATGATGTGGCGGGACGAACTCCACCCCATGTATGCGGAGGAGGCGGGCTGCCTGATTGTGAAAAACCTCCACCAGGGTCAGACTGTGTTCGACTACCCTGTGCCCGGCCCGGAGGGGGACGAGGAGGCGGCGCTGACGGCCATTGAGACCTGGTGCCTGGAACAGGGAATCTCACCGGTGATCTCCGTGGTGCCGGAGTGCAAGGCGGCGGGGCTGATGACCCGCTATCCCTATGTGAAGATCAGCAACCTGCGGACCTGGCGGGACTACCTCTATGACGCGGAAGCGCTGTGCACGTTTGCCGGCCGCAAGTACTCCGGCCAGCGCAACCACATCAACAAATTCCGCGCTGCCTATCCCGACGCCGCCTTCCGGGTGCTGACGCGTGACGACTCCGCCCTCATCGACGGCTTTTGGGCTGATTACGACGCAGTCTTCACCAAGGAGGACGAGAAAGCGAAAAGCGAGCTGCGCTATGCCAAACGGACCATGGCCCTTGCGGGGAAGCCCTGGTTCTGTGTGGGCGGCATGGAACTGAATGGGCGTCTGATCTCCCTTTCCCTGGGAGAGCGCTGCGGGGATACGCTGATTGTCCACATCGAAAAGGCGCTCTACGGCTATGAGGGGGTTTATCCCGCCACAGTGCAGGCTTTTGCCCAGGCCTTTTCCGACGGTGCGCGCTACAGTGAACGGGCGCGCTATATCAACCGGGAGGACGACGCCGCCGACCGGGGGCTGCGGACCTCCAAGCTCCAGTACCTGCCGGTAAAGCTGGCGCCGAAATACTGCTTTGAGCCGACCAACGAACTGATCCATGTGCCCCAGATTCCGGAGCTGCGGACGCAGCGGCTGACGCTCTCCGCCATCACGGAGGAGGACGCGGAGTCCTACTACAGGC
Proteins encoded:
- a CDS encoding GNAT family N-acetyltransferase translates to MIFKKVTNSDGAKLRIYYRNCFYGLCEYSVGTKMMWRDELHPMYAEEAGCLIVKNLHQGQTVFDYPVPGPEGDEEAALTAIETWCLEQGISPVISVVPECKAAGLMTRYPYVKISNLRTWRDYLYDAEALCTFAGRKYSGQRNHINKFRAAYPDAAFRVLTRDDSALIDGFWADYDAVFTKEDEKAKSELRYAKRTMALAGKPWFCVGGMELNGRLISLSLGERCGDTLIVHIEKALYGYEGVYPATVQAFAQAFSDGARYSERARYINREDDAADRGLRTSKLQYLPVKLAPKYCFEPTNELIHVPQIPELRTQRLTLSAITEEDAESYYRLCMDRDRNRWWGYDDPAGVEGELRQDSFLRIAQADFEKRRAVNFAVRLDGKMIGEAILYRFDYQGGAELGCRIAPEYAGHGYGTEAFTAVAEWGLYKVHLARIVAKCFHENEASRKMLSACMRPNGQDDTFYYFQKVV